From a single Cinclus cinclus chromosome 16, bCinCin1.1, whole genome shotgun sequence genomic region:
- the RBBP6 gene encoding E3 ubiquitin-protein ligase RBBP6 isoform X1: MSCVHYKFSSKLNYDTVTFDGLHISLSDLKRQIMGREKLKAADCDLQITNAQTKEEYTDDSALIPKNSSVIVRRIPIGGVKATSKTYVMTPKSHKILETTFRSRSEPVSGTSKAIDDSSASISLAQLTKTANLAEANASEEDKIKAMMTQSGHEYDPVNYMKKPVGPPPPSYTCFRCGKPGHYIKNCPTNGDKNFESVPRIKKSTGIPRSFMMEVKDPNTKGAMLTNTGKYAIPTIDAEAYAIGKKEKPPFLPEEPSSSSEEDDPIPDELLCLICKDIMTDAVVIPCCGNSYCDECIRTALLESEEHTCPTCHQTDVSPDALIANKFLRQAVNNFKNETGYTKRLRKIQQQQQQQQLPPPPPPPPPPLMRQTITRTLQPLMRPAMARQQDPLMIPLASLASRSALSSLGPGPSMAAGLPVNPSSVVVSDLPPAVSLSLRGEKPDGPFRDADAVLPPLMAAAELSKSSPLSISSLLEEKGYQVPVLRQPAIPSLLGPQGQSIPTTGHPMRAGALRRPGWELSNRGRPHSDRAQRTQAPSLPASAPVFVPVPPPPLYPPPPHALPLPPGVPPPQFPPQFPPGQPPSAGYTVPPPGYPPAPANMSSAWVPTAVPAAHSNTIPTTQAPPLSREEFYREQRRLKEEEKKKSKLDEFTNDFAKELMEYKKIQKERRRSFSRSKSPYSASSYSRSSYTYSKSRSGSSRSRSYSRSFSRSHSRSYSRSPPYQRRGKGKSRNYRSRSRSHGYHRSRSRSPPYRRYHSRSRSPVFRGQSPTKRAVPQGEAEREYFNRYREVPPYDMKAYYGRSVDFRDPFEKERYREWERNYREWYEKFYKGYAVGAQPRPPVNRENFSPERFGPPGTRRENSPYARGRREEYPAGQSHRNRNVAGNYPEKPGRESHGIKDPTKSKEKEVENPLGDGKGNKHKKHRKRRKGDENEGFPSAELLEGARKPREPVPTEDAKTDSLFMLPSRDDATPVRDEPMEADSIAFKPVSEKEKKEKDKPKAKIEKTKRKVEVAAAPKKDNVAKPAKASQEKADPDREKSPRTEPPVKKVKEELPKTDSVKTSSSQKDEKALGTPRKAHPKVTKDHPETRPAKEEKAKKEHPKEAKAEKPSSKEDKSKKPAEKSKLSDAKIEKRKRKAEEKADKEHEATSAKAYKPETAELKTSPKGKAEPEGEKGERTPEKDKAAFLNNPSKKIKLNRETGKKIVSAENVPPGKEAVEKPEPSSSKVKAEKAKGKARRKVTAADGASSTLVDYTSTSSTGGSPVRKPEEKPDTKRTVIKTLEEYNNDITAPAEDVIIMIQVPQSKWDKDDFESEEEDVKSTTQVPPTVGKPSSVIKPVSAKAANPLKHTEKETEPLEKTQKAAKEASYESTQHDAKSSKSSMSSEKGKTKDRDHSLSDKDSSEKRKSSVQPEKEHSERAAEQGNGKAISQSSKDGRSSEKHDSGRGSAAKDFTPNRDKKSDHDGSREHSSSKRRDEKSESARRKDSPSRIRDSAAVQKSKPREERVEPPKKGPAEAKRSSYSPPRERKPPEHKAVHDPKRPAEEHKPPDKNPGKDKDKEKEKEKEKHVPEVKSNKEKEPGGNKPAAKQDSPEVKVEKETMAAQSDKGAAKPKAPVSSAARLSSDLARETDEAAFVPDYNESDSESNVSAKDEEAAGKTPKEAKEKAVEKVKEEAVAPAPAEQPEVGRSQSQSSPSVSRSRSHSPSESQTRSHSSSASSGESQDSKKKKKKKEKKKHKKHKKHKKHKKHMGNETELEKSQKHKHKKKKSKKSKDKEKDDQKVKSVTT, from the exons AATACACCGATGATAGTGCTCTGATTCCCAAGAACTCATCGGTGATTGTGAGGAGAATCCCCATTGGAGGAGTTAAAGCTACCAGCAAAACTTATGTTAT gACTCCTAAATCGCACAAAATCCTAGAAACTACTTTCAG AAGTCGAAGTGAGCCAGTGAGTGGAACATCAAAAGCA ATTGATGACTCTTCTGCATCTATTTCTCTGGCCCAGCTTACTaag ACTGCCAATCTGGCTGAAGCCAATGCTTCCGAGGAGGATAAAATAAAAGCTATGATGACACAGTCTGGCCATGAATATGATCCAGTCAA TTACATGAAGAAACCCGTGGGGCCACCTCCACCCTCCTACACCTGTTTTCGCTGTGGCAAACCTGGGCACTACATAAAGAACTGTCCAACAAATGGG GACAAAAATTTCGAGTCTGTTCCCAGAATTAAAAAAAGTACAGGAATTCCAAGAAGTTTTATGATGGAGGTGAAGGACCCCAACACAAAGGGTGCCATGCTGACCAACACTGGGAAATATGCAATTCCAACCATAGATGC GGAAGCTTATGCTATAGGAAAGAAGGAGAagcctcccttcctgcctgaGGAGCCATCGTCCTCCTCAGAAGAAGATGATCCTATTCCAGATGAGCTGTTGTGTCTCATTTGTAAGGATATAATGACGGATGCGGTTGTTAttccctgctgtggaaacaGTTACTGTGATGAAT gtATTAGAACAGCACTGCTGGAGTCCGAGGAGCACACATGCCCTACCTGCCATCAGACAGATGTTTCTCCTGATGCTTTAATCGCCAACAAGTTTCTGCGCCAG GCTGTCAACAACTTCAAAAATGAAACCGGCTACACAAAAAGGCTCCGTaagattcagcagcagcagcagcagcagcagctgcccccaCCGCcgcccccaccacccccccctcTGATGCGGCAGACCATAACGCGCACGCTGCAGCCGCTGATGCGGCCGGCCATGGCCCGCCAGCAGGACCCGCTCATGATCCCGCTGGCCTCCCTGGCCTCCCGCTCCGCCCTCTCCTCCCTGGGCCCCGGGCCGTCCATGGCAGCTGGGCTGCCCGTCAATCCCTCTTCTGTGGTTGTCTCCGATCTCCCTCCAGCAGTGTCCCTGTCTCTCCGTGGGGAAAAGCCAGACGGGCCTTTCCG TGATGCTGATGCTGTTCTGCCTCCTCTgatggcagctgctgagcttTCCAAATCTTCCCCTTTGTCAATCAGCAGTTTGTTGGAGGAGAag GGCTATCAGGTTCCTGTCCTGAGACAGCCAGCGATACCAAGTCTTCTGGGCCCTCAAGGACAATCAATACCCACAACTG GTCATCCAATGAGAGCTGGTGCACTTcgcaggccaggctgggaact TTCAAATCGAGGACGCCCGCACAGTGACCGTGCCCAAAGGACTCAGGCCCCATCACTGCCAGCATCAGCACCAGTCTTTGTGCCTGTGCCTCCACCTCCCTTGTATCCTCCACCACCCCatgctcttcctcttcctccgGGGGTACCACCACCACAGTTTCCTCCTCAGTTTCCACCTGGGCAGCCTCCATCCGCTGGGTACACTGTCCCCCCTCCCGGATATCCCCCAGCTCCTGCAAACATGTCATCAGCTTGGGTCCCAACAGCAGTGCCAGCGGCTCATTCAAACACCATCCCAACGACACAAGCACCTCCTCTTTCTAGGGAGGAGTTTTACAGAGAGCAGCGGAGGCTTAAAGAGGA ggaaaagaaaaagtccaAACTTGATGAGTTTACAAATGATTTTGCTAAGGAATTGATGGAATATAAAAAGATTCAAAAGGAGCGTAGGCGTTCGTTTTCCAG gTCCAAGTCTCCCTATAGTGCTTCATCTTACTCTAGAAGCTCGTACACCTACTCCAAGTCCCGCTCAGGTTCGTCGCGCTCCCGCTCCTACTCGCGCTCCTTTAGCCGCTCCCATTCCCGCTCCTACTCGCGCTCGCCGCCGTACCAGAGACGAGGCAAAGGCAAGAGTCGGAACTACCGCTCCCGCTCGCGCTCGCACGGCTACCACCGCTCCCGCTCGCGCTCGCCCCCGTACCGCCGCTACCACTCCCGCTCCAGGTCCCCGGTGTTCCGGGGCCAGTCCCCCACCAAGCGCGCGGTCCCGCAGGGCGAGGCCGAGCGCGAGTACTTCAACCGCTACAGAGAGGTGCCTCCGTACGACATGAAGGCTTACTATGGCCGCTCGGTGGACTTCAGAGACCCCTTTGAGAAGGAGAGATACAGAGAGTGGGAGAGGAACTACAGGGAGTGGTACGAGAAGTTTTACAAGGGCTATGCTGTGGGCGCTCAGCCGCGGCCTCCGGTGAACAGAGAGAACTTCTCTCCAGAGAGGTTTGGCCCACCTGGGACCAGACGAGAGAATTCACCGTATGCTCGGGGGCGGAGGGAGGAGTATCCCGCTGGGCAGAGCCACAGGAATCGTAATGTAGCTGGAAACTACCCTGAAAAGCCTGGGAGAGAGAGCCATGGCATCAAAGATCCTacaaaatcaaaagagaaagaGGTGGAAAATCCACTGGGAGATGGCAAAGGcaataaacataaaaaacaccggaagagaagaaaaggggaCGAGAATGAAGGATTTCCCAGTGCTGAGCTGTTAGAAGGGGCAAGAAAACCAAGAGAGCCAGTTCCAACAGAAGATGCTAAAACAGACTCTCTATTCATGCTGCCAAGCAGGGATGATGCCACCCCTGTAAGGGATGAGCCCATGGAAGCGGATTCCATTGCTTTCAAACCAGTgtctgaaaaggagaaaaaagagaaggataAGCCAAAAGCAAAGATTGAGAAAACAAAGCGGAAAGTGGAAGTGGCGGCTGCTCCGAAGAAAGACAACGTAGCAAAACCAGCTAAAGCTTCCCAGGAAAAGGCGGACCCCGATCGCGAAAAATCTCCTCGAACGGAACCTCCTGTGAAAAAAGTCAAGGAAGAGCTGCCAAAGACAGACAGTGTTAAAACCTCTTCCTCTCAGAAGGATGAGAAGGCTCTTGGCACACCACGGAAGGCTCATCCCAAAGTGACAAAGGATCACCCAGAAACCAGACCAGCCAAGGAGGAGAAGGCAAAGAAAGAGCATCCTAAAGAAGCCAAGGCAGAGAAGCCCTCCAGCAAGGAGGACAAGTCCAAAAAACCTGCTGAGAAAAGCAAACTTTCTGATGCCAAAattgagaaaaggaaaagaaaagcagaggaaaaggctGATAAAGAGCACGAAGCCACTTCTGCAAAGGCCTATAAACCTGAAACTGCAGAATTAAAAACATCGCCCAAGGGGAAAGCTGAgcctgagggggaaaaaggagagcGGACACCAGAAAAGGataaagctgcttttcttaACAACCCGTCCAAAAAGATTAAACTTAACcgagaaactggaaaaaagatTGTGAGCGCAGAAAACGTGCCACCTGGAAAAGAAGCTGTGGAGAAAcctgagcccagcagcagcaaagttaAAGCGGAAAaggcaaagggaaaagcaaggAGGAAAGTGACGGCAGCTGACGGCGCTAGCTCGACTCTTGTGGATTACACCAG CACGAGTTCCACTGGGGGAAGCCCCGTCAGGAAGCCTGAGGAGAAGCCAGACACCAAAAGAACTGTCATTAAGACCCTGGAGGAGTATAACAATGACATAACAGCCCCTGCTGAGGATGTCATTATCATGATCCAGGTCCCTCAGTCCAAATGGGATAAAGATGACTTTGAGTCTGAAGAGGAAGACGTCAAATCCACCACCCAGGTACCCCCAACTGTAGGAAAACCCTCCAGTGTTATCAAACCTGTGAGTGCAAAGGCAGCAAACCCCCTCAAACACACTGAAAAGGAGACGGAGCCTCTGGAGAAAACGCAGAAAGCTGCAAAAGAGGCAAGTTATGAAAGCACCCAACACGATGCCAAGAGTTCAAAAAGCTCCATGTCGAGTGAAAAAGGTAAAACTAAAGACCGGGATCATTCTTTGTCAGACAAGGACAGTTCTGAGAAGAGGAAGAGCAGTGTTCAGCCAGAAAAAGAGCACTCAGAACGTGCAGCGGAacaaggaaatggaaaagctATATCTCaatcttccaaagatggcagATCTTCAGAGAAGCATGACAGTGGCCGTGGCTCCGCTGCGAAGGACTTCACTCCCAACCGAGACAAGAAGTCTGACCACGATGGCAGCAGGGAGCATTCGAGTTCCAAGCGCAGGGACGAGAAGAGCGAATCGGCGCGGAGGAAAGACTCCCCATCCCGGATCAGAGACTCCGCGGCAGTGCAGAAGAGCAAACCAAGAGAGGAGCGTGTGGAGCCGCCCAAGAAGGGCCCTGCAGAGGCCAAGCGCAGCAGCTACAGCCCCCCACGGGAGCGCAAGCCCCCCGAGCACAAAGCTGTGCACGACCCCAAGCGCCCCGCTGAGGAACACAAACCTCCAGATAAAAACCCGggcaaggacaaggacaaggagaaggagaaggagaaggagaagcacGTACCAGAAGTCAAGAGCAATAAAGAGAAAGAGCCAGGTGGGAATAAACCGGCAGCGAAGCAGGACTCACCAGAAGTGAAGGTGGAGAAGGAGACCATGGCGGCTCAGAGCGATAAAGGCGCAGCAAAGCCCAAGGCGCCCGTGAGCAGCGCCGCCCGCCTCTCGTCCGACCTCGCCCGCGAGACGGACGAGGCTGCCTTCGTGCCAGACTACAACGAGAGCGACAGCGAGAGCAACGTGTCTGCAAAGGACGAGGAGGCTGCGGGGAAAACGCCCAAAGAAGCGAAGGAAAAGGCTGTGGAGAAGGTGAAAGAGGAGGCGGTGGCCCCGGCTCCCGCCGAGCAGCCCGAGGTGGgcaggagccagagccagagcagccccagcgTCAGCCGCAGCCGCAGCCACAGCCCCTCCGAGAGCCAGACACggagccacagcagcagtgccagctcagGGGAGAGTCAggacagcaagaaaaagaaaaagaagaaagagaagaagaagcaCAAGAAGCACAAGAAACACAAGAAGCATAAGAAACATATGGGAAATGAAACAGAATTGGAAAAGAGccaaaaacacaaacacaagaagaaaaaatcgAAGAAGAGCAAAGATAAAGAGAAAGACGACCAAAAAGTGAAATCTGTCACGACATAA
- the RBBP6 gene encoding E3 ubiquitin-protein ligase RBBP6 isoform X6 encodes MRIRTALLESEEHTCPTCHQTDVSPDALIANKFLRQAVNNFKNETGYTKRLRKIQQQQQQQQLPPPPPPPPPPLMRQTITRTLQPLMRPAMARQQDPLMIPLASLASRSALSSLGPGPSMAAGLPVNPSSVVVSDLPPAVSLSLRGEKPDGPFRDADAVLPPLMAAAELSKSSPLSISSLLEEKGYQVPVLRQPAIPSLLGPQGQSIPTTGHPMRAGALRRPGWELSNRGRPHSDRAQRTQAPSLPASAPVFVPVPPPPLYPPPPHALPLPPGVPPPQFPPQFPPGQPPSAGYTVPPPGYPPAPANMSSAWVPTAVPAAHSNTIPTTQAPPLSREEFYREQRRLKEEEKKKSKLDEFTNDFAKELMEYKKIQKERRRSFSRSKSPYSASSYSRSSYTYSKSRSGSSRSRSYSRSFSRSHSRSYSRSPPYQRRGKGKSRNYRSRSRSHGYHRSRSRSPPYRRYHSRSRSPVFRGQSPTKRAVPQGEAEREYFNRYREVPPYDMKAYYGRSVDFRDPFEKERYREWERNYREWYEKFYKGYAVGAQPRPPVNRENFSPERFGPPGTRRENSPYARGRREEYPAGQSHRNRNVAGNYPEKPGRESHGIKDPTKSKEKEVENPLGDGKGNKHKKHRKRRKGDENEGFPSAELLEGARKPREPVPTEDAKTDSLFMLPSRDDATPVRDEPMEADSIAFKPVSEKEKKEKDKPKAKIEKTKRKVEVAAAPKKDNVAKPAKASQEKADPDREKSPRTEPPVKKVKEELPKTDSVKTSSSQKDEKALGTPRKAHPKVTKDHPETRPAKEEKAKKEHPKEAKAEKPSSKEDKSKKPAEKSKLSDAKIEKRKRKAEEKADKEHEATSAKAYKPETAELKTSPKGKAEPEGEKGERTPEKDKAAFLNNPSKKIKLNRETGKKIVSAENVPPGKEAVEKPEPSSSKVKAEKAKGKARRKVTAADGASSTLVDYTSTSSTGGSPVRKPEEKPDTKRTVIKTLEEYNNDITAPAEDVIIMIQVPQSKWDKDDFESEEEDVKSTTQVPPTVGKPSSVIKPVSAKAANPLKHTEKETEPLEKTQKAAKEASYESTQHDAKSSKSSMSSEKGKTKDRDHSLSDKDSSEKRKSSVQPEKEHSERAAEQGNGKAISQSSKDGRSSEKHDSGRGSAAKDFTPNRDKKSDHDGSREHSSSKRRDEKSESARRKDSPSRIRDSAAVQKSKPREERVEPPKKGPAEAKRSSYSPPRERKPPEHKAVHDPKRPAEEHKPPDKNPGKDKDKEKEKEKEKHVPEVKSNKEKEPGGNKPAAKQDSPEVKVEKETMAAQSDKGAAKPKAPVSSAARLSSDLARETDEAAFVPDYNESDSESNVSAKDEEAAGKTPKEAKEKAVEKVKEEAVAPAPAEQPEVGRSQSQSSPSVSRSRSHSPSESQTRSHSSSASSGESQDSKKKKKKKEKKKHKKHKKHKKHKKHMGNETELEKSQKHKHKKKKSKKSKDKEKDDQKVKSVTT; translated from the exons ATGC gtATTAGAACAGCACTGCTGGAGTCCGAGGAGCACACATGCCCTACCTGCCATCAGACAGATGTTTCTCCTGATGCTTTAATCGCCAACAAGTTTCTGCGCCAG GCTGTCAACAACTTCAAAAATGAAACCGGCTACACAAAAAGGCTCCGTaagattcagcagcagcagcagcagcagcagctgcccccaCCGCcgcccccaccacccccccctcTGATGCGGCAGACCATAACGCGCACGCTGCAGCCGCTGATGCGGCCGGCCATGGCCCGCCAGCAGGACCCGCTCATGATCCCGCTGGCCTCCCTGGCCTCCCGCTCCGCCCTCTCCTCCCTGGGCCCCGGGCCGTCCATGGCAGCTGGGCTGCCCGTCAATCCCTCTTCTGTGGTTGTCTCCGATCTCCCTCCAGCAGTGTCCCTGTCTCTCCGTGGGGAAAAGCCAGACGGGCCTTTCCG TGATGCTGATGCTGTTCTGCCTCCTCTgatggcagctgctgagcttTCCAAATCTTCCCCTTTGTCAATCAGCAGTTTGTTGGAGGAGAag GGCTATCAGGTTCCTGTCCTGAGACAGCCAGCGATACCAAGTCTTCTGGGCCCTCAAGGACAATCAATACCCACAACTG GTCATCCAATGAGAGCTGGTGCACTTcgcaggccaggctgggaact TTCAAATCGAGGACGCCCGCACAGTGACCGTGCCCAAAGGACTCAGGCCCCATCACTGCCAGCATCAGCACCAGTCTTTGTGCCTGTGCCTCCACCTCCCTTGTATCCTCCACCACCCCatgctcttcctcttcctccgGGGGTACCACCACCACAGTTTCCTCCTCAGTTTCCACCTGGGCAGCCTCCATCCGCTGGGTACACTGTCCCCCCTCCCGGATATCCCCCAGCTCCTGCAAACATGTCATCAGCTTGGGTCCCAACAGCAGTGCCAGCGGCTCATTCAAACACCATCCCAACGACACAAGCACCTCCTCTTTCTAGGGAGGAGTTTTACAGAGAGCAGCGGAGGCTTAAAGAGGA ggaaaagaaaaagtccaAACTTGATGAGTTTACAAATGATTTTGCTAAGGAATTGATGGAATATAAAAAGATTCAAAAGGAGCGTAGGCGTTCGTTTTCCAG gTCCAAGTCTCCCTATAGTGCTTCATCTTACTCTAGAAGCTCGTACACCTACTCCAAGTCCCGCTCAGGTTCGTCGCGCTCCCGCTCCTACTCGCGCTCCTTTAGCCGCTCCCATTCCCGCTCCTACTCGCGCTCGCCGCCGTACCAGAGACGAGGCAAAGGCAAGAGTCGGAACTACCGCTCCCGCTCGCGCTCGCACGGCTACCACCGCTCCCGCTCGCGCTCGCCCCCGTACCGCCGCTACCACTCCCGCTCCAGGTCCCCGGTGTTCCGGGGCCAGTCCCCCACCAAGCGCGCGGTCCCGCAGGGCGAGGCCGAGCGCGAGTACTTCAACCGCTACAGAGAGGTGCCTCCGTACGACATGAAGGCTTACTATGGCCGCTCGGTGGACTTCAGAGACCCCTTTGAGAAGGAGAGATACAGAGAGTGGGAGAGGAACTACAGGGAGTGGTACGAGAAGTTTTACAAGGGCTATGCTGTGGGCGCTCAGCCGCGGCCTCCGGTGAACAGAGAGAACTTCTCTCCAGAGAGGTTTGGCCCACCTGGGACCAGACGAGAGAATTCACCGTATGCTCGGGGGCGGAGGGAGGAGTATCCCGCTGGGCAGAGCCACAGGAATCGTAATGTAGCTGGAAACTACCCTGAAAAGCCTGGGAGAGAGAGCCATGGCATCAAAGATCCTacaaaatcaaaagagaaagaGGTGGAAAATCCACTGGGAGATGGCAAAGGcaataaacataaaaaacaccggaagagaagaaaaggggaCGAGAATGAAGGATTTCCCAGTGCTGAGCTGTTAGAAGGGGCAAGAAAACCAAGAGAGCCAGTTCCAACAGAAGATGCTAAAACAGACTCTCTATTCATGCTGCCAAGCAGGGATGATGCCACCCCTGTAAGGGATGAGCCCATGGAAGCGGATTCCATTGCTTTCAAACCAGTgtctgaaaaggagaaaaaagagaaggataAGCCAAAAGCAAAGATTGAGAAAACAAAGCGGAAAGTGGAAGTGGCGGCTGCTCCGAAGAAAGACAACGTAGCAAAACCAGCTAAAGCTTCCCAGGAAAAGGCGGACCCCGATCGCGAAAAATCTCCTCGAACGGAACCTCCTGTGAAAAAAGTCAAGGAAGAGCTGCCAAAGACAGACAGTGTTAAAACCTCTTCCTCTCAGAAGGATGAGAAGGCTCTTGGCACACCACGGAAGGCTCATCCCAAAGTGACAAAGGATCACCCAGAAACCAGACCAGCCAAGGAGGAGAAGGCAAAGAAAGAGCATCCTAAAGAAGCCAAGGCAGAGAAGCCCTCCAGCAAGGAGGACAAGTCCAAAAAACCTGCTGAGAAAAGCAAACTTTCTGATGCCAAAattgagaaaaggaaaagaaaagcagaggaaaaggctGATAAAGAGCACGAAGCCACTTCTGCAAAGGCCTATAAACCTGAAACTGCAGAATTAAAAACATCGCCCAAGGGGAAAGCTGAgcctgagggggaaaaaggagagcGGACACCAGAAAAGGataaagctgcttttcttaACAACCCGTCCAAAAAGATTAAACTTAACcgagaaactggaaaaaagatTGTGAGCGCAGAAAACGTGCCACCTGGAAAAGAAGCTGTGGAGAAAcctgagcccagcagcagcaaagttaAAGCGGAAAaggcaaagggaaaagcaaggAGGAAAGTGACGGCAGCTGACGGCGCTAGCTCGACTCTTGTGGATTACACCAG CACGAGTTCCACTGGGGGAAGCCCCGTCAGGAAGCCTGAGGAGAAGCCAGACACCAAAAGAACTGTCATTAAGACCCTGGAGGAGTATAACAATGACATAACAGCCCCTGCTGAGGATGTCATTATCATGATCCAGGTCCCTCAGTCCAAATGGGATAAAGATGACTTTGAGTCTGAAGAGGAAGACGTCAAATCCACCACCCAGGTACCCCCAACTGTAGGAAAACCCTCCAGTGTTATCAAACCTGTGAGTGCAAAGGCAGCAAACCCCCTCAAACACACTGAAAAGGAGACGGAGCCTCTGGAGAAAACGCAGAAAGCTGCAAAAGAGGCAAGTTATGAAAGCACCCAACACGATGCCAAGAGTTCAAAAAGCTCCATGTCGAGTGAAAAAGGTAAAACTAAAGACCGGGATCATTCTTTGTCAGACAAGGACAGTTCTGAGAAGAGGAAGAGCAGTGTTCAGCCAGAAAAAGAGCACTCAGAACGTGCAGCGGAacaaggaaatggaaaagctATATCTCaatcttccaaagatggcagATCTTCAGAGAAGCATGACAGTGGCCGTGGCTCCGCTGCGAAGGACTTCACTCCCAACCGAGACAAGAAGTCTGACCACGATGGCAGCAGGGAGCATTCGAGTTCCAAGCGCAGGGACGAGAAGAGCGAATCGGCGCGGAGGAAAGACTCCCCATCCCGGATCAGAGACTCCGCGGCAGTGCAGAAGAGCAAACCAAGAGAGGAGCGTGTGGAGCCGCCCAAGAAGGGCCCTGCAGAGGCCAAGCGCAGCAGCTACAGCCCCCCACGGGAGCGCAAGCCCCCCGAGCACAAAGCTGTGCACGACCCCAAGCGCCCCGCTGAGGAACACAAACCTCCAGATAAAAACCCGggcaaggacaaggacaaggagaaggagaaggagaaggagaagcacGTACCAGAAGTCAAGAGCAATAAAGAGAAAGAGCCAGGTGGGAATAAACCGGCAGCGAAGCAGGACTCACCAGAAGTGAAGGTGGAGAAGGAGACCATGGCGGCTCAGAGCGATAAAGGCGCAGCAAAGCCCAAGGCGCCCGTGAGCAGCGCCGCCCGCCTCTCGTCCGACCTCGCCCGCGAGACGGACGAGGCTGCCTTCGTGCCAGACTACAACGAGAGCGACAGCGAGAGCAACGTGTCTGCAAAGGACGAGGAGGCTGCGGGGAAAACGCCCAAAGAAGCGAAGGAAAAGGCTGTGGAGAAGGTGAAAGAGGAGGCGGTGGCCCCGGCTCCCGCCGAGCAGCCCGAGGTGGgcaggagccagagccagagcagccccagcgTCAGCCGCAGCCGCAGCCACAGCCCCTCCGAGAGCCAGACACggagccacagcagcagtgccagctcagGGGAGAGTCAggacagcaagaaaaagaaaaagaagaaagagaagaagaagcaCAAGAAGCACAAGAAACACAAGAAGCATAAGAAACATATGGGAAATGAAACAGAATTGGAAAAGAGccaaaaacacaaacacaagaagaaaaaatcgAAGAAGAGCAAAGATAAAGAGAAAGACGACCAAAAAGTGAAATCTGTCACGACATAA